In the genome of Polaribacter sp. MED152, one region contains:
- a CDS encoding phosphatase PAP2 family protein codes for MFETILQVDKQVLIFLNNLGTEQWDPFWRAVTKQFNWIPLFATIIFLVIKAFGWKRGGFIILSMIVLVAFSDQFTNLVKNFIERLRPNNDPQIKDLLRTVNGYSPGGYSFMSGHATTSTFFTVYTLLLLKDKYQKYIYLMLIFPLVFSYSRLYLGVHFPIDILTGISIGIIFANLYFTLYKKLDQKLFKV; via the coding sequence TTGTTTGAAACAATATTACAGGTAGACAAGCAAGTTCTTATTTTTTTAAATAATTTAGGAACAGAACAATGGGATCCATTTTGGAGAGCAGTTACAAAGCAGTTCAATTGGATTCCATTATTTGCTACTATCATTTTTTTAGTAATTAAAGCTTTTGGATGGAAACGTGGTGGATTCATTATTCTAAGCATGATAGTTTTAGTTGCTTTTTCAGATCAATTTACCAATTTAGTTAAAAATTTTATTGAAAGGTTAAGACCGAATAACGATCCTCAAATAAAGGACTTGCTAAGAACTGTAAATGGTTATAGTCCTGGAGGTTATAGTTTTATGTCTGGCCATGCAACAACATCTACTTTTTTTACAGTTTACACACTGCTTTTACTAAAAGATAAATATCAAAAATATATATACTTAATGCTGATTTTTCCTCTAGTATTCTCTTATTCTAGACTCTACTTAGGTGTTCATTTTCCTATTGATATTTTAACAGGAATAAGTATTGGAATTATTTTTGCTAATTTATATTTTACATTGTACAAAAAATTAGATCAAAAGTTATTTAAAGTATAA
- a CDS encoding LysE family translocator, which produces MIETLLSFALATSILAISPGPDNIFVLTQSIVNGKKYGLATVFGLITGCLVHTTLLAFGVSLIIKESETLFFIIKLFGAFYLLYLAYKVFKSDATILLSDKNVAQKTTKQLFKQGFIMNVLNPKVSIFFLAFFPGFLFSDDLSSVVQFYILGFIFMFVSLIIFSSIAILAGVISNKIKENSKIGVYLKWLQIVVFVSISIFILI; this is translated from the coding sequence GTGATTGAAACATTACTGTCTTTTGCTTTGGCAACATCAATCTTGGCAATTTCTCCTGGACCAGATAATATTTTTGTGCTTACTCAAAGTATTGTAAATGGTAAAAAATACGGTTTGGCTACTGTATTTGGCTTAATTACTGGTTGTTTGGTGCATACTACTTTACTCGCATTTGGAGTTTCTTTAATTATTAAAGAATCAGAAACTCTTTTTTTTATTATCAAGTTATTTGGTGCTTTCTATTTACTGTATTTGGCTTATAAAGTTTTTAAATCTGATGCAACTATTTTATTAAGTGATAAAAATGTGGCTCAAAAAACGACCAAGCAATTATTTAAACAAGGATTTATAATGAATGTTTTAAATCCTAAAGTATCAATTTTCTTTTTGGCATTTTTTCCTGGCTTTTTGTTTTCAGATGATCTTTCATCTGTAGTTCAATTTTATATTTTAGGTTTTATTTTTATGTTCGTTTCTCTAATTATTTTTTCTTCAATAGCTATTCTTGCAGGAGTAATTTCTAACAAAATAAAAGAAAATTCGAAAATAGGAGTGTACTTAAAATGGTTGCAAATAGTTGTTTTTGTTAGTATTTCTATATTTATATTGATATAA
- a CDS encoding peptidylprolyl isomerase, protein MKKGIYSVLFLILLFSCKPAEYKDLNDGLYAEIQTNKGDILIELYAKDVPMTVANFVALSEGTNNRVADSLQGKRFYDGIRFHRVVDNFIIQGGDPTETGRGTAGYRFGDEFTRDKEGSLKYKHDDAGILSMANGGPNSNGSQFFITHKPIPHLDGKHSVFGKTIVNSKQLAALKKKFTDSLALQKAIDSVRMVVVNSIQRLDTIETIKVIRIGSEAKSFDEAEIFDTKLSQFAESEEDRLKKEKDIETARYSKYLADKDAFLAKMDESKATKTDSGLRILKLKSNPSGKKVVDNKPIQAHFTLYTADGKKIQTTEENSKPFVFQLDDEERPMITGFKEGVKNLRVGEKVRLFIPYYIGFGEAKYGPFPAKSDLVFEVEILEIGK, encoded by the coding sequence ATGAAAAAAGGAATATATAGCGTACTATTTTTAATACTACTTTTTAGTTGTAAGCCAGCCGAATATAAAGATCTAAATGATGGCCTTTATGCTGAAATACAAACTAATAAAGGTGATATTTTAATAGAACTTTACGCAAAAGATGTTCCTATGACTGTGGCTAATTTTGTGGCTTTATCTGAAGGTACAAATAATAGAGTAGCAGACTCTTTACAAGGTAAAAGATTCTACGATGGAATTAGATTTCATAGGGTTGTAGATAATTTTATCATTCAAGGAGGAGATCCTACAGAAACAGGAAGAGGAACTGCAGGTTATAGATTTGGAGACGAATTTACAAGAGATAAAGAAGGTTCTTTAAAGTACAAGCACGATGATGCTGGTATTTTATCAATGGCAAATGGAGGTCCGAATTCCAATGGTAGTCAGTTTTTTATTACACATAAACCAATTCCACATTTAGATGGTAAGCATAGCGTTTTTGGTAAAACTATTGTAAACTCTAAACAATTAGCAGCTTTAAAAAAGAAGTTTACAGATTCTCTTGCTTTACAAAAAGCAATAGATTCTGTAAGAATGGTTGTTGTAAATAGCATTCAAAGATTAGATACTATAGAAACTATCAAAGTTATTAGAATTGGTTCTGAAGCTAAATCTTTTGATGAAGCAGAAATTTTTGATACTAAATTATCTCAATTTGCAGAAAGCGAAGAAGATCGTCTAAAAAAGGAGAAAGATATTGAAACTGCTAGATATTCTAAATACTTAGCAGATAAAGATGCTTTTCTCGCAAAGATGGATGAATCTAAAGCTACTAAAACAGATTCAGGTTTACGTATTTTGAAGTTGAAGAGTAATCCTTCAGGCAAAAAGGTAGTAGATAATAAGCCAATTCAAGCACATTTTACATTGTATACTGCAGATGGTAAGAAAATTCAAACTACAGAAGAAAATAGCAAACCCTTTGTTTTTCAGTTAGATGATGAAGAAAGACCTATGATTACAGGTTTTAAAGAAGGAGTTAAAAACTTAAGAGTAGGAGAAAAAGTAAGACTTTTTATTCCCTATTACATTGGATTTGGAGAAGCCAAATATGGACCTTTTCCTGCCAAATCAGATTTAGTTTTTGAAGTAGAAATCTTAGAAATTGGTAAATAA
- a CDS encoding OmpH family outer membrane protein produces MKFKITFLFISLISTISVAQSKTGTIDSDYIINLMPEAKVVIERSQSYGSRLDSLFSIKMKDYQTRVADFREKEKEMGELMKKTLIQELTALEQDIKKYQENGNKLMQLKQDELMRPLYKKLNTAIDEIAKAEGFTLILTIAGNQYAYIDDNYDITKKVMAKLGIKEPEVKE; encoded by the coding sequence ATGAAATTCAAAATTACCTTTTTATTTATTTCTTTAATTAGTACTATTTCTGTTGCACAATCTAAAACAGGAACAATTGATAGCGATTATATTATTAACCTTATGCCAGAAGCAAAAGTGGTAATAGAAAGGTCTCAATCTTATGGTTCAAGATTAGATTCTTTATTTTCTATTAAAATGAAAGACTATCAAACAAGAGTTGCAGACTTTAGAGAAAAAGAGAAGGAAATGGGTGAATTAATGAAGAAAACCTTAATTCAAGAACTAACAGCCTTAGAACAAGATATTAAGAAATATCAAGAAAATGGAAATAAGTTAATGCAGTTGAAACAAGATGAGTTAATGAGACCATTATATAAAAAATTAAACACTGCCATTGATGAAATTGCAAAAGCAGAAGGTTTTACTTTAATACTTACCATAGCTGGTAATCAATATGCTTATATAGATGACAATTATGACATTACTAAAAAGGTGATGGCAAAATTAGGTATTAAAGAGCCTGAAGTAAAAGAATAA
- a CDS encoding FKBP-type peptidyl-prolyl cis-trans isomerase yields MKAIKSLALVAGLATMVSCNNQKADVKSLETELDSASYALGMDMAIKIKSNFSEAKTDMFLQGYRNGMDSTNMLMKEEEIGSFLRTFFQKQQLEKAENEALKKFGEVKAAGEQFLAENKGKDGVITTDSGLQYMVLKEGEGDVIDPTSKVKLHYHGTTIDGKVFDSTVDRNQPYETKANVFIPGFNEGLAMMKVGSKYKFFIPQELAYGAQQRGELIKPFSTLVFEVEILEILED; encoded by the coding sequence ATGAAAGCAATTAAAAGTTTAGCGTTAGTAGCAGGATTAGCTACTATGGTTTCTTGCAACAATCAAAAAGCAGATGTAAAATCTTTAGAAACAGAATTAGATTCAGCTAGTTATGCTTTAGGTATGGATATGGCCATTAAAATTAAATCTAATTTTAGCGAAGCTAAAACAGATATGTTTTTACAGGGCTACAGAAATGGAATGGATTCAACAAATATGTTGATGAAGGAAGAAGAAATTGGTAGTTTCTTAAGAACTTTTTTCCAAAAGCAACAATTAGAGAAAGCAGAAAACGAAGCATTAAAGAAGTTTGGTGAAGTTAAAGCTGCAGGTGAGCAATTTCTAGCTGAAAATAAAGGTAAAGATGGCGTAATTACTACAGATAGTGGTTTACAATATATGGTTTTAAAAGAAGGTGAAGGTGATGTTATAGACCCAACAAGTAAAGTAAAATTACATTATCATGGAACTACAATCGATGGGAAAGTTTTTGATAGTACAGTTGATAGAAATCAGCCATATGAAACAAAGGCAAATGTATTTATTCCAGGTTTTAACGAAGGTTTAGCTATGATGAAAGTAGGTTCTAAATACAAATTCTTTATTCCACAAGAATTGGCTTATGGAGCACAACAAAGAGGTGAATTAATCAAACCATTTTCTACTTTAGTTTTTGAAGTTGAGATTTTAGAAATTTTAGAAGACTAA
- a CDS encoding quinone-dependent dihydroorotate dehydrogenase: MYKAIIRPIFFLFDPEKIHYFTFSLIRTLSRIPGFPAIFRGMYQVNDKKLERNLFGLTFKNPVGLAAGFDKNAVLYNELANFGFGFIEIGTVTPKGQEGNPKKRLFRLKDDQGIINRMGFNNEGLQAAIQKLKGNAGRLIIGGNIGKNTQTLPENYTADYIECFNGLHPHVDYFVLNVSCPNVGSHAKLNDKDYLIELITACQKLNNTKEVQKPILLKIAPDLNDIQLDEIIALVAETKIDGVIASNTSTTRANLKASEERLKEIGNGGVSGQPIKNQSTKVIRYLAENSNKSFPIIGVGGIHSAEDALEKIEAGADLVQIYTGFIYEGPSLIKKINKAILKTA; encoded by the coding sequence ATGTATAAAGCAATCATAAGACCTATATTTTTTCTATTTGATCCGGAAAAAATTCATTATTTCACTTTTTCTTTAATTCGCACGCTTTCTAGAATTCCTGGATTTCCAGCTATTTTTAGAGGCATGTATCAAGTAAATGATAAGAAATTAGAAAGAAATTTATTTGGCTTAACTTTTAAAAACCCTGTGGGTTTAGCTGCTGGTTTTGATAAAAATGCGGTGCTATATAATGAATTAGCCAATTTTGGTTTTGGTTTTATAGAAATAGGTACTGTAACTCCAAAGGGTCAAGAAGGTAATCCTAAGAAAAGATTATTTCGTTTAAAAGATGACCAAGGAATAATTAATAGAATGGGTTTTAACAATGAAGGATTACAAGCAGCAATTCAAAAACTAAAAGGAAATGCAGGTAGATTAATTATTGGTGGAAATATTGGTAAAAACACACAGACCTTACCTGAAAATTATACAGCAGACTATATTGAATGTTTTAATGGCTTGCATCCTCATGTAGATTATTTTGTGCTGAATGTTAGTTGTCCTAATGTTGGTAGCCATGCAAAATTAAATGATAAAGATTATTTGATTGAATTAATAACTGCTTGTCAAAAACTGAATAATACTAAAGAAGTACAAAAACCTATTTTATTAAAAATTGCTCCAGATTTAAATGACATACAGTTAGATGAAATTATAGCCTTAGTTGCTGAAACTAAAATTGATGGCGTAATTGCTTCTAACACATCTACAACCAGAGCTAATTTAAAGGCATCTGAAGAACGTTTAAAAGAGATTGGTAATGGAGGTGTAAGTGGACAGCCAATTAAGAATCAGAGTACAAAAGTAATTCGTTATCTGGCAGAAAACTCTAATAAATCATTTCCAATAATAGGAGTAGGAGGTATACATTCTGCAGAAGATGCTTTAGAAAAAATTGAAGCTGGTGCAGATCTTGTGCAAATTTATACAGGATTTATTTACGAAGGTCCAAGCTTAATCAAAAAAATAAATAAGGCTATTTTAAAGACGGCTTAA
- a CDS encoding peroxiredoxin, protein MRLLVALIGFLICFSCTSKKTKTLEKGNYRGFLQIQDDEEIPFLFEVENDTLLTIFNADEKIKVDEISYSNDSIKIQTPVFEGYILAKLNDDGLNGNFHKPSLDRIVPFKAVKDSARFSVKKKAIVSVTGNWETVFSYNSEVDKYIAKGIFEQKGNTVTGTFRTTSGDYRYLEGVMDGDTLRLSTFDGAHAFLFKAKATDSTLNGLFYSDNHWKEPFTAKLNPDYELPNEEELTYIKEGYEFFDFSFPDTRGRVVSLSDPEFQNKIIIIQIMGTWCPNCLDESKFLVNYLKENLNEDVQVISLAFEVAKTRLKAYDRINRLKEKLGIEYPVLLAQFGNAANKDLAQQKLPMLNHLISYPTTLFLDSNRKVRKIHTGFNGPAAGDKYKEFTEEFENFVNALLEEKQTK, encoded by the coding sequence ATGCGATTACTAGTAGCCTTAATAGGATTTTTAATATGTTTTTCTTGTACTTCTAAGAAAACAAAAACATTAGAAAAAGGAAATTACAGAGGTTTTTTACAAATTCAAGATGATGAAGAAATTCCGTTTTTATTTGAGGTAGAAAATGATACTTTACTCACAATTTTTAATGCTGATGAAAAAATTAAAGTAGATGAAATCTCTTATAGCAATGATTCTATTAAAATTCAAACCCCTGTTTTTGAAGGATATATTTTAGCTAAATTAAATGATGATGGTTTAAATGGTAATTTTCATAAACCTAGTTTGGATAGAATTGTTCCTTTTAAAGCGGTTAAAGATTCTGCCCGTTTTTCTGTCAAAAAGAAAGCCATTGTTTCTGTAACAGGAAATTGGGAAACTGTTTTTAGTTACAATTCTGAAGTTGATAAATATATTGCAAAAGGAATTTTTGAACAAAAAGGAAATACTGTTACAGGAACGTTCAGAACTACTTCTGGTGATTATCGTTATTTAGAAGGTGTTATGGATGGTGATACTTTAAGGCTTTCCACCTTTGATGGCGCACATGCTTTTTTGTTTAAAGCAAAAGCCACAGATTCTACGTTAAATGGTTTATTCTATTCAGACAATCATTGGAAAGAGCCTTTTACTGCAAAATTAAATCCTGACTACGAATTACCTAACGAAGAAGAATTAACCTACATAAAAGAAGGTTATGAGTTTTTCGACTTTTCTTTTCCAGATACTAGAGGAAGAGTGGTTTCTTTAAGTGATCCTGAATTTCAAAATAAAATCATCATCATACAAATTATGGGAACTTGGTGCCCTAATTGTTTGGATGAAAGCAAGTTTCTTGTAAATTATTTAAAAGAAAATCTGAATGAAGATGTACAAGTAATTTCTCTAGCCTTCGAAGTTGCTAAAACTAGATTAAAGGCTTATGATAGAATTAATCGCTTAAAAGAAAAATTGGGTATTGAATACCCAGTACTATTAGCTCAGTTTGGCAATGCAGCCAATAAAGATTTGGCGCAACAAAAATTACCAATGTTAAACCACTTAATTTCGTACCCAACTACCTTATTTTTAGACAGCAATAGAAAAGTTAGAAAAATACATACAGGTTTTAATGGTCCTGCAGCTGGAGATAAATACAAAGAATTTACAGAAGAATTTGAGAATTTTGTAAATGCCCTTTTAGAAGAAAAACAAACAAAATAA
- a CDS encoding glycosyltransferase family 39 protein encodes MFKKFQVSENRIFLLVFLLILVVTLFGMPLDLIDPDAALYASISKTIYTNNDFINLYSLGHDWLDKPHLPFWITALSFKLFGVSNFAYKLPAVLIFFSGISFTYKFTRENYSIKTAIYAALILATATHSIISNFDVRAEPYLTAFMISTIYFIDKYLKTKHIKHLIFACLFAAFAIMTKGIFAIIPLMIGLGGELIVKRKWNEIFNPIWLLAIVLIFIFILPELYTLYIQFDTQPNKIIFGSKNTSGLKFFFWDSQFGRFFNTAPIKGSGDVFFFLHTILWAFLPWGILYYIATFFKIKKNIKKVNAKEEFFTIFISLSALFIFSLSKFQLAHYTNIIFPFMAVMVADLIYKIETGKIHLFKGFKFITWFQNAVAILLIAAIWYLLKPQFNAFFLITLIVSIIAFYRIVKSKINKTSFIFLSTILLFLNVYSFLFTHFYPTILEYQGGVSAARFVNENYKKKGSLIDNRNKHFAFEYYLDSGFKRVDTLKINQEKGRIFYVNQTEYDLFIRNNVNFRIVKKIDNFQVSKLNLKFVNKETRKEALETRYLVEIL; translated from the coding sequence ATGTTTAAAAAATTCCAAGTATCAGAGAATAGAATATTCTTACTAGTATTTTTATTGATTTTGGTTGTTACCTTGTTTGGTATGCCATTAGACTTAATAGATCCTGATGCTGCTCTTTATGCCAGTATTTCTAAGACTATTTATACAAATAATGACTTTATAAACCTTTATTCTTTAGGACATGATTGGTTAGATAAACCACATTTACCATTTTGGATTACTGCTCTATCTTTTAAACTTTTTGGTGTTTCCAATTTTGCTTATAAACTACCTGCAGTTTTAATATTTTTTTCTGGAATCTCTTTCACCTATAAATTTACTAGGGAAAATTACAGTATAAAAACAGCGATTTACGCAGCTTTAATATTGGCTACAGCAACACACAGTATTATTTCTAATTTTGATGTAAGAGCAGAACCTTATTTAACTGCTTTTATGATAAGTACCATTTATTTTATAGATAAGTACTTAAAAACAAAACACATAAAGCATTTAATCTTTGCTTGTTTGTTTGCTGCTTTTGCAATTATGACCAAAGGTATATTTGCAATAATACCCTTAATGATTGGTTTGGGAGGAGAATTAATTGTGAAACGAAAATGGAACGAAATATTCAATCCTATTTGGTTATTAGCAATAGTATTGATTTTTATTTTTATCCTGCCTGAACTTTATACCTTATACATACAATTTGATACGCAACCAAATAAAATAATCTTTGGTTCTAAAAACACTTCTGGTCTTAAATTTTTCTTTTGGGATAGCCAGTTTGGACGCTTTTTTAATACAGCACCAATAAAAGGATCAGGTGATGTTTTCTTTTTTCTACATACCATTTTATGGGCTTTTTTACCTTGGGGAATTCTTTATTACATAGCTACTTTTTTTAAAATTAAAAAGAATATTAAAAAAGTAAATGCTAAAGAAGAATTCTTTACCATTTTTATAAGCCTGTCTGCCTTATTTATTTTTTCGCTGAGTAAATTTCAATTAGCACATTATACCAATATTATTTTTCCTTTTATGGCTGTTATGGTTGCTGATTTAATTTATAAAATAGAAACAGGAAAAATACACCTATTCAAAGGTTTTAAATTTATTACTTGGTTTCAAAATGCTGTTGCTATACTTTTAATTGCAGCTATTTGGTATTTACTAAAACCACAATTTAATGCATTCTTTTTAATAACCTTAATAGTATCTATAATTGCATTTTATAGAATTGTCAAATCAAAAATAAATAAAACTAGTTTTATCTTTTTAAGTACTATTTTACTGTTTTTAAATGTGTATTCCTTCTTATTTACGCATTTTTATCCAACAATTTTAGAGTATCAAGGTGGAGTATCTGCTGCAAGATTTGTAAATGAAAATTATAAGAAGAAAGGTAGTTTAATAGACAATAGAAACAAACATTTTGCTTTTGAATATTATTTAGATAGTGGATTTAAAAGGGTTGATACTTTAAAAATAAATCAAGAAAAAGGACGTATTTTTTACGTTAATCAAACTGAATATGATTTATTTATAAGAAATAATGTAAATTTTAGGATTGTAAAAAAAATTGATAACTTTCAAGTAAGTAAGCTCAATTTGAAATTCGTAAATAAAGAAACTAGAAAAGAGGCATTAGAAACCAGATACTTGGTAGAAATTCTTTAA
- the gldI gene encoding gliding motility-associated peptidyl-prolyl isomerase GldI produces the protein MKYKVLLFLLMVFMFSCSKIEPRKPINPKPSTTLYFEAMQQNKILNKNTDLLIEQLIQKDSTQNYIQSSDGFWYTYNNKIEEDKPTPKQGDEITLSYSISDLNDSIIYSKDELGLKNYKVDKEDFITGLQKGVKLMKEGETITFILPAYSAFGITGDNNKIGLNQSIKSTVTLININK, from the coding sequence ATGAAGTATAAAGTACTCCTTTTTTTACTGATGGTTTTCATGTTTTCGTGTTCTAAAATTGAACCTAGAAAGCCAATTAACCCTAAACCATCAACAACACTTTATTTTGAGGCGATGCAGCAAAATAAAATATTAAATAAAAATACAGATTTACTTATTGAGCAACTTATTCAAAAAGATTCTACACAAAATTACATACAATCTTCAGATGGTTTTTGGTATACTTACAATAATAAGATAGAAGAAGATAAACCAACACCTAAACAAGGAGATGAAATTACATTATCTTACTCCATTTCTGACCTTAATGATTCAATCATTTACAGTAAAGATGAGTTGGGTTTAAAAAATTATAAAGTAGATAAAGAAGATTTTATAACTGGCCTTCAAAAAGGAGTAAAATTGATGAAAGAAGGCGAAACAATAACATTTATATTGCCTGCTTACAGTGCATTTGGTATAACAGGAGATAACAATAAAATTGGTTTAAACCAATCAATAAAGAGTACAGTAACATTAATCAACATAAATAAATAG
- the pheT gene encoding phenylalanine--tRNA ligase subunit beta, with protein MKISYNWLQQFLQIDWDAVKTGELLTDLGLEVEGIETKESIKGSLKGIVIGKVLTCKQHPNADRLKVTTVDLGDGNPVQIVCGAPNVAAGQKVPVATIGTLLYDDKGESFKIKKGKIRGEESHGMICAEDELGLGSSHDGIMVLDEEIKEGTLGADVFNVETDYVFEIGLTPNRSDAMSHYGVARDLKAGLIQQDTKLELISPSVSDFHVDERTLRFDVEVEDKDLVPRYCGITITDVTVKDSPEWIQNRLKAIGLTPKNNIVDITNYVLHELGQPLHAFDAQKIKGNKVIVKTLEEGTKFTTLDEVERTLSADDIMICDAEENPLCIGGVFGGLNSGVTEHTNSIFLESAYFNPVSVRKTAKRHALNTDASFRFERGIDINITEYALKRAALLIEEYAGGKLASDISDFYPVKLEDFQVFLSYDNAYRLIGQEIPKETIKNILASLEIKINSETEGGLGLTIPSYRTDVQREADIIEEILRVYGYNNIEFSHKLNTSISFDSNKETKIENVVAEQLSALGFNETMANSLTKADYTKLSDNINEEANVAMLNPLSNDLGVLRQSLLFSGLESVSYNLNRKNNALKFYEFGKTYHKYSEKYQENKHLTLFVTGNRTKDSWNANVAQSDFFYLKGVLTSVFERLGIAKLKSTPTKNDVFSEGLSFSLGKIKLADFGVIKRSILKEFGIKQEVLFADLNWENILQLASKKSIKVSELSKFPSVKRDLALLLNNKTEFKEVYNLAFQSERKLLKEVDLFDVYEGDKLPEGKKSYAVSFVLQDENKTLEDKQIDKIMQKLQASFEKNLEAVLR; from the coding sequence ATGAAGATATCTTACAATTGGTTACAACAATTTCTACAAATAGATTGGGATGCAGTCAAAACAGGTGAGTTGTTAACTGATTTAGGTTTAGAAGTAGAAGGTATAGAAACCAAAGAATCTATTAAAGGTAGTTTAAAGGGTATAGTTATCGGTAAAGTTTTAACCTGTAAACAACACCCAAATGCAGACAGATTAAAAGTTACTACAGTAGATTTAGGAGATGGAAACCCTGTACAGATAGTATGTGGAGCACCTAATGTTGCAGCAGGTCAAAAAGTACCTGTGGCTACTATTGGTACTTTATTGTATGATGATAAAGGAGAAAGTTTCAAAATTAAAAAAGGTAAGATTAGAGGTGAAGAGAGCCATGGAATGATTTGTGCTGAAGACGAGTTAGGTTTAGGTAGCAGTCATGATGGTATAATGGTTTTAGATGAAGAAATTAAAGAAGGTACTCTAGGTGCAGATGTTTTTAACGTAGAAACAGATTATGTTTTCGAAATAGGATTAACGCCAAACAGATCTGATGCCATGAGTCATTACGGTGTTGCCAGAGATCTAAAAGCAGGTCTAATACAACAAGACACAAAACTAGAATTAATTTCACCTTCTGTTAGTGATTTTCATGTTGATGAAAGAACGTTGCGTTTTGATGTTGAAGTAGAAGATAAAGATTTAGTGCCTCGTTATTGTGGAATTACAATTACAGATGTAACTGTAAAAGATTCTCCAGAGTGGATTCAAAATAGGTTAAAAGCAATAGGTTTAACACCAAAAAACAATATTGTAGACATTACAAATTATGTGTTGCACGAACTTGGGCAACCTTTACATGCTTTTGATGCTCAGAAGATTAAAGGAAATAAGGTAATTGTAAAAACTTTAGAAGAAGGTACAAAATTTACCACATTAGATGAAGTAGAAAGAACTCTTTCTGCAGATGATATAATGATTTGTGATGCAGAAGAAAATCCTCTTTGTATTGGTGGTGTTTTTGGTGGATTAAATTCTGGAGTTACAGAACATACAAATTCAATTTTCTTAGAATCAGCATATTTTAATCCTGTCTCTGTTAGAAAAACTGCAAAAAGACACGCATTAAATACAGACGCTTCTTTCCGTTTTGAAAGAGGTATAGATATCAATATTACAGAATATGCTTTGAAAAGAGCAGCATTATTAATTGAAGAATATGCAGGAGGTAAATTAGCCTCAGATATTTCAGATTTTTATCCTGTAAAATTAGAAGACTTTCAAGTTTTCTTGTCTTATGACAATGCATATCGTTTGATAGGTCAAGAAATTCCAAAAGAAACTATCAAGAATATTTTAGCTTCTTTAGAAATTAAAATTAATAGTGAAACTGAAGGAGGTTTAGGGCTAACCATACCATCTTATAGAACGGATGTACAAAGAGAAGCAGATATTATAGAAGAAATTTTAAGAGTGTATGGCTATAATAATATTGAGTTTTCTCATAAATTAAATACTTCTATTTCTTTTGATTCTAATAAAGAAACCAAAATAGAAAATGTAGTTGCAGAACAATTAAGTGCTTTAGGTTTTAATGAAACTATGGCAAATTCGCTTACTAAAGCAGATTATACAAAACTATCAGATAATATAAATGAGGAGGCTAATGTTGCAATGTTAAATCCTTTAAGTAATGATTTAGGAGTTTTGCGTCAGTCATTATTATTTAGTGGTTTAGAGTCAGTTTCTTATAATTTAAATCGAAAAAATAACGCTCTAAAGTTTTATGAGTTTGGTAAAACATATCATAAATATTCAGAGAAGTATCAAGAAAACAAACATCTTACGCTTTTTGTTACGGGTAACAGAACTAAAGATTCTTGGAATGCGAATGTTGCACAATCAGATTTCTTTTATTTAAAAGGTGTGTTAACTTCTGTATTTGAAAGATTAGGTATTGCTAAACTGAAAAGTACACCAACTAAAAATGATGTGTTTTCAGAAGGTTTATCTTTTAGTTTAGGTAAAATTAAGTTAGCTGATTTTGGTGTAATCAAAAGAAGTATTTTAAAAGAATTTGGTATTAAGCAAGAGGTTTTATTCGCAGATTTAAACTGGGAAAACATCTTACAATTGGCAAGTAAAAAGTCAATCAAGGTTTCTGAACTTTCTAAATTTCCTTCTGTAAAAAGAGATTTAGCTTTATTGTTAAATAATAAAACCGAGTTTAAAGAAGTATACAATTTGGCTTTTCAATCAGAAAGAAAATTGTTGAAAGAAGTTGATTTATTTGATGTTTATGAAGGTGATAAATTACCTGAAGGTAAAAAATCATATGCTGTTAGTTTTGTATTGCAAGACGAAAACAAAACTTTAGAAGACAAACAGATAGATAAAATAATGCAAAAATTGCAAGCAAGCTTCGAAAAGAATTTAGAAGCTGTATTAAGATAA